A single window of Nicotiana sylvestris chromosome 5, ASM39365v2, whole genome shotgun sequence DNA harbors:
- the LOC138869524 gene encoding secreted RxLR effector protein 161-like, whose protein sequence is MLGKYQSNPRINHWKAAKKVLRYLKGTKDYMLMYRRSKHLEVVGYSNSDFAGCIDTRKSTFGYLFQLAEGAISYKSAKQSVIATSTMEAEFMACFEAKIHALWLRNFISGLGVIDTITKLLKIYCDNSVAVFFSKNDKYSKGAKHMELKYFTVKEKVQKQRVSLEHIRTDLMIADPLMKGLQLKIFKEHVHRISFGCIYN, encoded by the coding sequence ATGTTGGGAAAATATCAGAGTAACCCAAGAATTAATCATTGGAAAGCTGCAAAGAAAGTTTTGAGGTACCTGAAAGGAACGAAGGATTACATGCTCATGTATAGGAGATCCAAGCATTTGGAAGTTGTTGGATACTCGAATTCAGATTTCGCTGGATGTATTGATACTAGAAAATCCACGTTTGGTTATTTGTTCCAATTAGCTGAAGGAGCAATATCATATAAGAGTGCCAAACAGTCTGTCATTGCTACATCCACGATGGAAGCAGAATTTATGGCATGTTTTGAAGCCAAAATTCATGCATTATGGCTGCGAAACTTTATTTCAGGACTTGGGGTTATCGACACCATTACCAAGCTGCTAAAAATTTACTGTGATAATTCTGTAGCAGTATTCTTCTCGAAGAACGATAAGTACTCCAAAGGTGCCAAACATATGGAATTAAAATACTTTACCGTCAAGGAGAAAGTTCAGAAACAAAGAGTGTCACTTGAGCATATTAGAACTGATCTCATGATTGCAGATCCGTTAATGAAAGGTTTACAACTGAAGATATTTAAAGAACATGTACATAGAATAAGTTTTGGCTGTATTTATAACTAA